One region of Mycolicibacterium lutetiense genomic DNA includes:
- a CDS encoding amidohydrolase family protein, which translates to MPSRELSYPVFDADNHFYEPKEALTKFLPEHRKGVIDYIDVRGRTKIMVRNVVSDYIPNPTFEVVARPGAQEDYFRHGSGGKTYREVMGKPMKAIPAFRNPQARLEVLDSLGLDYTLMFPTLASLVEERLKDDPDLILDIVHALNEWMYETWQFNYSDRIFSTPVINLGNVDRALEELEWCVERGAKTVLVRPAPVPGYRGSRSMGTEEFDPFWNACVKAGIPVSMHASDSGYSNYLNDWEPATEFKPFSPTSFRMVAMGKRPIEDTMAALVCHGALTRNPDLRILSVENGASWVPYLHYQFKDVYSKMPDGFPEDPIEAFKRCVYVAPFWEDDFKKMADLCGIDRVIFGSDWPHPEGLADPINLVDDLVSHGLDDEGVRKVMGGNMIDLFKVENKKMYRPDVPALVLN; encoded by the coding sequence ATGCCGTCACGCGAGCTTTCCTATCCGGTGTTCGACGCCGACAACCACTTCTATGAGCCCAAGGAAGCCCTCACCAAGTTCCTCCCGGAGCACCGCAAGGGCGTCATCGACTACATCGATGTCCGGGGCCGGACCAAGATCATGGTCCGCAACGTGGTCAGCGACTACATCCCGAATCCGACCTTCGAGGTCGTGGCCCGACCCGGCGCGCAGGAGGACTACTTCCGCCACGGCAGCGGCGGCAAGACCTACCGCGAGGTCATGGGTAAGCCGATGAAGGCCATCCCCGCGTTCCGCAATCCGCAAGCGCGCCTGGAGGTTCTCGACAGCCTCGGCCTGGATTACACCCTGATGTTCCCGACGTTGGCCAGCCTGGTCGAGGAGCGACTCAAGGATGACCCCGACCTGATTCTCGACATCGTGCACGCCCTCAACGAGTGGATGTACGAGACCTGGCAGTTCAACTACTCCGACCGCATCTTCTCCACGCCGGTCATCAATCTGGGCAACGTCGACCGCGCACTCGAGGAACTGGAATGGTGCGTGGAGCGCGGCGCCAAGACCGTCCTGGTCCGTCCCGCGCCGGTGCCCGGGTATCGCGGTAGCCGGTCCATGGGCACCGAGGAATTCGACCCGTTCTGGAACGCCTGCGTGAAGGCCGGCATCCCGGTGTCGATGCACGCCTCGGACAGCGGCTACTCCAACTATCTCAACGACTGGGAGCCGGCCACCGAGTTCAAGCCGTTCTCGCCCACCTCATTCCGGATGGTTGCGATGGGTAAGCGTCCGATCGAGGACACCATGGCCGCGCTGGTCTGTCATGGCGCGCTGACCCGCAACCCCGACCTGCGCATCCTGTCGGTGGAGAACGGCGCCTCATGGGTGCCCTACCTGCACTACCAGTTCAAGGATGTCTACTCGAAGATGCCCGACGGGTTCCCCGAAGATCCGATCGAGGCGTTCAAGCGCTGCGTGTACGTCGCCCCGTTCTGGGAGGACGACTTCAAGAAGATGGCCGACCTGTGCGGCATCGACCGGGTGATCTTCGGCTCGGACTGGCCGCATCCGGAGGGCCTGGCTGATCCGATCAATCTGGTCGACGACCTCGTATCCCATGGACTTGACGATGAAGGTGTACGGAAGGTGATGGGCGGCAACATGATCGACTTGTTCAAGGTCGAGAACAAGAAGATGTACCGACCCGATGTACCTGCGCTCGTCCTGAACTGA
- a CDS encoding acyl-CoA dehydrogenase family protein yields MTDVANPEQMLFTSTAQAFLEKEVPLARVRELHAQGNSFDTQWWGRAAELGWASLLVPEELGGGSPSGDGVTDLALLAEQAGHTVAPGPLHPVSIVLAGLVESPDGHGELIESLVAGETVASWAAYEPKRPFGALEAVTGIGTTATRTEAGYRIDGIKDRVEAGDQSATLLVVAACDGQIRQFVVPTGAAGVTVTPQNSVDLVKRYARVQFDGVHVDASAALGTAEQTPAIIERQRQVALVLQCAEIVGILDAVLTMTNQWLADRHSFGRPLASYQALKHRAADMKMWFEAARATTAGAVAAVADRSPDAPKLVSVAKAYVAERAPVMLQDCVQLHGGIGVTWEHDLHLYLRRVALHRAMYGSPEDHHRVVYALSRKTRAAEEIGA; encoded by the coding sequence ATGACCGATGTGGCAAATCCCGAACAGATGTTGTTCACCTCCACCGCGCAAGCCTTCCTCGAGAAGGAGGTGCCGCTGGCCCGGGTACGCGAACTGCATGCCCAGGGCAACTCGTTCGACACCCAGTGGTGGGGCCGCGCAGCTGAATTGGGATGGGCCAGCCTCCTGGTGCCCGAGGAACTGGGCGGCGGCAGTCCGTCCGGGGACGGTGTCACCGACCTGGCATTGCTCGCCGAGCAGGCCGGCCACACCGTGGCCCCCGGTCCGCTGCATCCGGTCAGCATCGTGCTGGCCGGACTCGTCGAATCACCCGACGGGCACGGTGAATTGATCGAATCGCTGGTCGCCGGTGAAACGGTGGCGTCCTGGGCGGCATACGAACCCAAGCGGCCGTTCGGGGCCCTCGAGGCCGTCACCGGGATCGGAACCACCGCCACCCGCACCGAGGCGGGCTACCGCATCGACGGCATCAAGGACCGCGTCGAAGCCGGCGACCAGAGTGCCACGTTGCTGGTGGTTGCCGCGTGCGACGGCCAGATCCGCCAGTTCGTGGTGCCGACCGGCGCCGCCGGGGTGACGGTCACGCCCCAGAACTCGGTCGACCTGGTCAAGCGTTACGCCCGAGTGCAATTCGACGGTGTCCACGTCGACGCGTCCGCGGCCCTGGGTACCGCCGAGCAGACGCCGGCAATCATCGAACGCCAGCGTCAGGTCGCCCTGGTGCTGCAGTGCGCCGAGATCGTCGGAATCCTGGACGCGGTGCTCACGATGACCAACCAGTGGTTGGCAGACCGGCACAGTTTCGGCCGTCCGCTGGCCTCGTACCAGGCCCTCAAACATCGTGCTGCTGACATGAAGATGTGGTTCGAAGCCGCACGCGCCACCACCGCGGGAGCAGTCGCCGCGGTGGCCGATCGGTCCCCCGATGCGCCGAAGCTCGTCAGCGTCGCGAAAGCCTATGTGGCCGAGCGGGCTCCGGTGATGCTGCAGGACTGCGTGCAGCTGCACGGCGGCATCGGGGTGACCTGGGAGCATGACCTGCACCTGTACCTGCGGCGGGTTGCGCTGCATCGGGCGATGTACGGTTCGCCCGAAGATCACCACCGCGTCGTATACGCATTGAGCCGCAAGACCCGCGCAGCCGAGGAGATCGGGGCATGA
- a CDS encoding acyl-CoA dehydrogenase family protein, which yields MTDTVSTAATTESVGEFALRARTWLAENMPSIDPDNPPFAVRAKSESWERAKELQKRLYDGGFGGICFPREYGGLGLDYAYQKAFNDECTAYEMPLILNTPSFTICGATILDMGSEEQKRERISAAIRGDEVLCQLLSEPSGGSDLAGVITRAERQGDTWIINGAKTWSTSAFAADYGLMLARTDWTVPKHEGLTMFLVPLNAPGITMRRITEVNGNEEFCEEFFDNLELPADAVVGEVNDGWTVASRQLHHERRAVGGGSEFASGTGAENANEMPPDHVGLAEATGQGDDARVQDLAGRALVRRMVKKQLIDHVGTAIGNGSLPPNAGTLIRLFHAETTELEVDTALAIAGTAGVIDEGSEGAPELAGLMEIGVRYLSRQTGSLGGGSSEMARNVISERILGFPREHSADRGVPFNQVKRGKS from the coding sequence ATGACCGACACCGTGAGTACCGCCGCAACCACAGAGTCTGTCGGGGAGTTCGCCCTTCGCGCCCGGACCTGGCTGGCCGAGAACATGCCGTCCATCGATCCGGACAACCCTCCGTTCGCGGTGCGTGCCAAGTCCGAATCCTGGGAACGGGCAAAGGAACTGCAGAAGCGGCTCTACGACGGTGGATTCGGCGGCATCTGCTTCCCGCGCGAGTACGGCGGCCTCGGCCTGGACTACGCCTACCAGAAGGCGTTCAACGACGAGTGCACAGCGTATGAGATGCCGTTGATCCTCAACACCCCGTCGTTCACCATCTGCGGCGCAACGATTCTCGACATGGGTAGTGAAGAGCAGAAGCGCGAACGCATCTCGGCTGCGATCCGCGGCGACGAGGTGCTCTGCCAGTTGCTGTCCGAGCCCAGCGGCGGGTCGGATCTCGCCGGCGTGATCACCCGTGCCGAACGTCAGGGCGACACGTGGATCATCAACGGCGCCAAGACCTGGAGCACCAGCGCCTTCGCCGCCGACTACGGATTGATGCTGGCCCGCACCGATTGGACCGTGCCCAAGCACGAGGGCCTGACCATGTTCCTGGTGCCACTGAATGCGCCGGGTATCACGATGCGCCGGATCACCGAGGTGAACGGCAACGAGGAATTCTGCGAGGAGTTCTTCGACAACCTGGAGCTTCCTGCGGACGCCGTCGTCGGTGAGGTCAATGACGGCTGGACCGTGGCCTCCCGTCAGCTGCACCACGAACGTCGGGCTGTCGGTGGCGGTTCCGAGTTCGCCAGCGGTACCGGCGCCGAGAACGCGAACGAGATGCCGCCCGATCACGTCGGGCTGGCCGAGGCCACCGGCCAGGGTGACGATGCCCGGGTGCAGGATCTGGCCGGTCGCGCCCTGGTGCGGCGAATGGTCAAGAAGCAACTCATCGACCATGTCGGCACAGCGATCGGGAACGGTTCGCTGCCGCCGAATGCGGGCACCCTGATTCGGCTGTTCCATGCCGAGACCACCGAGCTCGAGGTGGACACCGCACTGGCCATCGCAGGGACGGCCGGCGTGATCGACGAAGGCTCCGAAGGTGCGCCAGAGTTGGCCGGGCTGATGGAGATCGGTGTGCGCTACCTGTCTCGGCAGACCGGGTCGCTCGGCGGTGGCAGCTCGGAGATGGCGCGCAATGTGATCAGCGAGCGCATTCTGGGCTTCCCACGCGAACACTCGGCCGACCGCGGAGTGCCGTTCAACCAGGTCAAGCGCGGCAAGAGCTGA
- a CDS encoding SRPBCC family protein, whose product MPTIRLERVIAAPLEQVFDWMADPAGLATAPLVLRSGWAAGSSEPTVGAVRTVTGAGMWFREEITAYDRPNSYSYLIIRSFPPFDHDGGTLTFTPRGNGTHVEWTTSYTHPARVGGRAMEAISSRLLPWNFRAILANCAKALEH is encoded by the coding sequence ATGCCCACCATTCGTTTGGAACGAGTGATCGCCGCACCGCTCGAGCAGGTCTTCGACTGGATGGCCGACCCGGCGGGGCTGGCCACCGCACCGCTGGTGCTCCGGTCTGGCTGGGCGGCGGGGTCTTCGGAACCCACCGTCGGGGCCGTACGAACGGTGACCGGAGCCGGCATGTGGTTTCGGGAGGAGATCACCGCCTACGACCGCCCCAACAGTTACTCGTATCTGATCATCAGGTCGTTCCCGCCGTTCGATCATGACGGCGGCACACTGACTTTCACACCCCGCGGCAACGGTACGCATGTCGAATGGACGACGAGCTACACCCACCCCGCACGTGTCGGTGGTAGGGCGATGGAGGCCATCAGCTCGCGGCTGCTCCCGTGGAATTTCCGCGCCATCCTCGCCAATTGCGCTAAGGCACTGGAGCACTAG
- a CDS encoding purine-cytosine permease family protein, with translation MTQDLGSKPADDTVEDHLDTMNATRETLEDYTLRFAPRSYRKWSTGVVGISALGGIAYLADFAIGANIGISYGTTNALWGILIFAVVVILTGFPVAYYSARYNIDLDLVTRGSGFGYYGSVVTNVIFATFTFIFFALEGSIMAQGLQLGLHIPLSVGYAVSTLVIFPLVIYGMKALSTLQVWTTPLWLVLMVAPFVYLVVSHPESVGQFFAYQGENGVKGFDLGSTLLAAGVCLSLIAQIAEQNDYLRFMPPLTPENKRSWWTWLILAGPGWVFFGAVKQVVGLFLAVYLIANVADSAGIANQPVHQFLEIYENFLPGWLAMTLAVVLVVISQIKINVTNAYSGSLAWTNAFTRVTKHYPGRLVFLGLNLLIALILMEANMFDFLNTILGFYANCGMAWVVVVASDIVFNKYLLKLSPKEPEFRRGMLYAFNPVGFGSMLIAAGLSVIAFFGGLGEAIRPYSPLVAIGLALVLPPIIAVATKGKYYLRRIDDGIDLPMFDELGNPSGAHLKCHVCHHDYERPDMLKCETHDAYVCSLCVSTDKVGDHVLPAAR, from the coding sequence ATGACACAAGACCTCGGCAGTAAGCCGGCGGATGACACTGTCGAGGACCACCTCGACACCATGAATGCCACCAGGGAAACCCTGGAGGACTACACGCTGCGGTTCGCGCCGCGCAGCTACCGAAAATGGTCGACCGGAGTGGTGGGTATCTCCGCCCTCGGCGGCATCGCCTACCTGGCCGACTTCGCGATCGGCGCCAACATCGGCATCTCGTACGGCACCACCAATGCGCTGTGGGGCATCCTGATCTTCGCGGTCGTCGTCATCCTCACCGGATTTCCGGTCGCCTACTATTCCGCGCGCTACAACATCGACCTCGACCTCGTCACGCGCGGTAGCGGATTCGGTTACTACGGCTCCGTCGTCACCAACGTCATCTTCGCGACGTTCACCTTCATCTTCTTCGCCCTCGAAGGCTCGATCATGGCCCAGGGACTTCAGCTGGGCCTGCACATCCCGCTGTCGGTGGGCTATGCGGTGTCCACCCTGGTCATCTTCCCGCTGGTGATCTACGGGATGAAAGCCCTTTCCACACTCCAGGTCTGGACCACGCCGTTGTGGCTGGTCCTGATGGTGGCGCCGTTCGTCTATCTCGTGGTGAGCCATCCGGAGTCGGTCGGCCAGTTCTTCGCCTACCAGGGCGAGAACGGGGTCAAGGGCTTCGATCTCGGCTCGACACTGTTGGCCGCGGGCGTGTGCCTGTCGCTCATCGCCCAGATCGCCGAACAGAACGACTATCTGCGGTTCATGCCGCCGCTGACCCCGGAGAACAAGCGGAGTTGGTGGACCTGGCTCATCCTGGCCGGGCCGGGGTGGGTGTTCTTCGGCGCCGTCAAGCAGGTGGTCGGGCTCTTCCTCGCGGTCTACCTGATCGCCAACGTCGCCGACAGCGCCGGAATCGCCAACCAGCCCGTGCACCAGTTCCTGGAGATCTACGAGAACTTCCTGCCCGGTTGGCTTGCGATGACGCTGGCCGTGGTGCTCGTGGTGATCAGCCAGATCAAGATCAACGTCACCAACGCCTACTCCGGTTCACTGGCGTGGACGAACGCCTTCACCCGCGTCACCAAGCACTACCCGGGACGTCTGGTGTTCCTCGGACTGAACCTGTTGATCGCACTGATCCTGATGGAAGCCAACATGTTCGACTTCCTCAACACGATCCTGGGGTTCTACGCCAACTGCGGCATGGCGTGGGTGGTCGTGGTCGCGAGCGACATCGTGTTCAACAAGTACCTCCTCAAGCTGTCCCCGAAAGAGCCCGAGTTCCGGCGCGGCATGCTGTATGCGTTCAACCCCGTCGGTTTCGGCTCGATGCTGATCGCAGCCGGACTGTCGGTGATCGCATTCTTCGGCGGGCTCGGCGAAGCCATCCGCCCGTACTCGCCGCTGGTCGCCATCGGCCTCGCGCTGGTGCTGCCGCCGATCATCGCCGTCGCCACCAAGGGCAAGTACTACCTGCGCCGCATCGACGACGGTATCGACCTGCCGATGTTCGACGAACTCGGCAACCCTTCCGGCGCCCACCTCAAATGCCATGTCTGCCATCACGATTACGAACGTCCGGACATGCTCAAGTGTGAGACGCACGATGCCTACGTGTGCTCGCTGTGCGTGAGCACCGACAAGGTCGGCGACCACGTACTGCCCGCAGCACGGTAA
- the hisS gene encoding histidine--tRNA ligase, whose product MTSAFQAPKGVPDYLPPESAQFVAVRDGLLASARRAGYGDIELPIFEDTALFARGVGESTDVVSKEMYTFADRGDRSVTLRPEGTAGVIRAVIQHRLDRGALPVKLCYAGPFFRYERPQAGRYRQLQQVGVEAIGVDDPALDAEVIAVADAGFRSLGLDGFRLEITSLGDDTCRPAYRELLQDFLSKLDLDEETRQRAQLNPLRVLDDKRPHVREMTADAPLMLDHLSDSAKAHFEVVLAHLDALGVPYVINPRMVRGLDYYTKTTFEFVHDGLGAQSGIGGGGRYDGLMSQLGGQDVSGIGFGLGVDRTLLALKAEGKSVTGVGGVEVFGVPLGDAAKLELAKLAARLRADGVSVDLAYGDRGLKGAMKAADRSGAKYALVAGDRDIEAGTVGLKDLSTGEQVDVAADSVVAEVLSRLG is encoded by the coding sequence GTGACTTCTGCATTCCAGGCGCCCAAGGGCGTGCCTGACTATCTACCGCCCGAGTCGGCACAGTTCGTGGCGGTCCGGGACGGCCTGTTGGCCTCGGCGCGCCGGGCCGGCTACGGCGACATCGAGCTGCCGATCTTCGAGGACACCGCGCTGTTCGCCCGCGGTGTGGGCGAGTCCACCGATGTGGTGTCCAAGGAGATGTACACGTTCGCCGACCGGGGCGACCGCTCGGTGACCCTGCGTCCCGAGGGCACCGCAGGGGTGATCCGCGCGGTGATCCAGCACCGCCTGGACCGGGGCGCGCTGCCGGTGAAGCTCTGCTACGCCGGGCCGTTCTTCCGCTACGAACGCCCCCAGGCCGGACGCTACCGCCAGTTGCAGCAGGTCGGCGTGGAGGCCATCGGGGTCGACGACCCGGCATTGGACGCCGAGGTGATCGCGGTGGCCGACGCGGGCTTCCGGTCATTGGGCTTGGACGGCTTCCGCCTCGAGATCACCTCGCTGGGCGACGACACCTGTCGGCCCGCGTATCGGGAGCTGCTGCAGGACTTCCTGTCGAAACTCGACCTGGACGAAGAAACCCGGCAACGCGCTCAGTTGAACCCGTTGCGGGTGCTCGACGACAAGCGGCCCCACGTGCGGGAGATGACCGCTGACGCGCCGCTGATGCTCGACCACCTGTCCGACAGCGCCAAGGCCCACTTCGAGGTGGTGCTGGCGCACCTCGACGCACTGGGCGTGCCGTACGTGATCAACCCGCGCATGGTGCGCGGGCTGGACTACTACACCAAGACCACCTTCGAGTTCGTGCACGACGGGTTGGGCGCACAGTCCGGCATCGGTGGCGGTGGGCGTTATGACGGGCTGATGAGTCAGCTCGGCGGGCAGGACGTCTCGGGGATCGGCTTCGGGCTCGGTGTCGACCGCACGCTGCTCGCGCTGAAGGCCGAGGGCAAGTCGGTGACCGGTGTCGGCGGTGTCGAGGTGTTCGGCGTGCCACTGGGCGACGCCGCCAAGCTGGAGTTGGCGAAGCTGGCCGCGCGGCTCCGGGCCGACGGGGTGAGCGTCGACCTGGCCTACGGCGACCGCGGGCTGAAGGGCGCGATGAAGGCGGCCGACCGCTCCGGCGCCAAGTACGCGCTGGTGGCCGGGGACCGCGATATCGAGGCCGGCACCGTCGGCCTCAAGGACCTCTCCACCGGCGAGCAGGTCGATGTCGCAGCCGATTCCGTTGTCGCCGAGGTTCTTTCCCGTCTGGGCTGA
- a CDS encoding MBL fold metallo-hydrolase, which translates to MFTTGFPAGMLACNCYVLAERPGADAIVVDPGQRAMDRLRRILDENRLTPAAVLLTHGHLDHIWSAQKVADSYGCPVYIHPEDRFMLTDPIKDFGPALVGRLSRLAFGVLLSEPKQLVELDRDGQTLDFDGVSVTVEHTPGHTRGSVVFRVSGGPEKASAAQTVFTGDTLFRSSVGRTDLPGGSGRDLLESIVTKLLILDDDTVVLPGHGPRTTIGHERRTNPFLEGLTL; encoded by the coding sequence GTGTTCACTACCGGATTTCCGGCCGGGATGCTGGCGTGCAACTGCTATGTCCTGGCCGAGCGGCCAGGAGCCGACGCGATCGTCGTCGACCCCGGTCAGCGGGCAATGGACCGGCTGCGCCGGATCCTCGACGAGAACCGCCTGACCCCGGCGGCGGTCCTGCTGACCCACGGTCACCTCGATCACATCTGGTCGGCCCAGAAGGTCGCCGACAGCTATGGCTGCCCCGTCTACATCCACCCCGAAGACCGATTCATGCTGACCGACCCGATCAAAGATTTCGGGCCCGCCCTCGTGGGCCGGTTGTCCCGGCTCGCGTTCGGTGTACTTCTCTCCGAGCCCAAACAGCTGGTCGAGCTGGACAGAGATGGCCAAACTCTCGATTTCGACGGTGTCTCGGTCACCGTCGAGCACACGCCCGGACACACCAGGGGATCGGTGGTGTTCCGGGTCTCCGGCGGGCCGGAGAAAGCATCGGCCGCTCAGACGGTATTCACGGGCGATACGCTGTTCCGGTCCTCGGTGGGCCGCACCGACCTGCCCGGTGGCAGCGGACGTGACCTCCTCGAGTCGATCGTGACAAAGCTGTTGATACTCGACGACGACACCGTGGTACTACCAGGGCACGGCCCGCGCACCACCATCGGGCATGAACGCCGTACCAACCCGTTTCTCGAAGGTTTGACTCTGTGA
- a CDS encoding peptidylprolyl isomerase → MPTNEQRRATAKRKLDRQLERRADQERKRRIVTIAGTAVAALVVIGAVVATFVFTGKDSGSTTASAEATTATSGAPAQPAANGQLPAFAAPADLGANCQYPAAAAASKPATPPRTGKVPTDPATVSVSVVTTQGNIGLQLDNAKAPCTVNSFASLAGQNYFNDTPCHRLTAGGLSVLQCGDPTGQGTGGPGYKFADEYPTNQYQPDNPALGQPVLYPRGTLAMANAGPNTNGSQFFLVYQDSQLPPNYTVFGKIDDTGLATLDKIAAAGVAGGGSDGKPALDVQLKSVALD, encoded by the coding sequence GTGCCGACCAACGAACAACGGCGTGCGACGGCCAAGCGCAAGCTGGACCGCCAGCTGGAGCGCCGTGCCGACCAGGAACGCAAACGACGCATCGTGACCATCGCGGGTACCGCGGTCGCGGCCCTCGTCGTCATCGGGGCGGTTGTGGCCACATTCGTGTTCACCGGCAAGGACTCGGGCAGCACCACCGCCTCGGCGGAAGCCACCACCGCCACGTCGGGAGCGCCGGCGCAGCCTGCCGCCAACGGGCAGCTCCCGGCCTTCGCCGCACCTGCCGACCTCGGCGCCAACTGCCAGTATCCGGCCGCAGCCGCGGCCAGCAAGCCGGCCACGCCACCGCGCACCGGCAAGGTCCCCACCGATCCGGCCACGGTCAGCGTCAGCGTGGTCACCACCCAGGGCAACATCGGGCTGCAACTCGACAACGCCAAGGCGCCGTGCACCGTGAACAGCTTCGCGAGCCTGGCCGGCCAGAACTACTTCAACGACACCCCCTGCCACCGGCTGACCGCGGGCGGCCTGTCGGTGCTGCAGTGCGGTGACCCGACCGGCCAGGGCACCGGCGGCCCCGGCTACAAGTTCGCCGACGAGTACCCGACGAACCAGTACCAGCCGGACAACCCGGCGCTGGGTCAGCCGGTGCTCTACCCCCGCGGCACCTTGGCCATGGCCAACGCCGGGCCCAACACCAACGGCAGCCAGTTCTTCCTGGTGTACCAGGACTCCCAGCTGCCCCCGAACTACACGGTGTTCGGCAAGATCGACGACACCGGCCTGGCCACCCTCGACAAGATCGCCGCAGCCGGTGTGGCCGGAGGCGGAAGCGACGGCAAGCCGGCCCTCGATGTTCAGCTGAAGTCCGTGGCACTGGATTAG
- a CDS encoding peptidylprolyl isomerase, with protein MTVPPPYGGYQPEHPSYPPAYPVGYPAGYPPPARTNGMAIASLIGAVLFAPLGIVFGHISLSQLKRSGEQGRGIAIAGLIIGYVMTALTLVAVVLVVVFAVLISRAAEDMPRQDRYTAAPGSGRQLPAFAAPLNLGANCQYPATTAPATRPVTPPRSGPVPTEPATVEAGMVTNRGAIGLKLANGRAPCTVNNFASLAFQGFFDGTPCHRLTTGELAALQCGDPSGSGTGGPGYRFPNEYPTNQYRLSDPAVKQPVVYPRGTVAMANSGPGTNGSQFFLVYEDSLLPPTYTVFGTVDKTGLDTLDGIAAAGVADGGTDGKPAGPVEITSVTLD; from the coding sequence TTGACTGTCCCGCCCCCGTACGGCGGTTACCAGCCGGAGCATCCCAGTTATCCGCCGGCATACCCGGTGGGATATCCGGCTGGTTATCCCCCGCCTGCCCGCACCAACGGCATGGCGATCGCATCGTTGATCGGTGCCGTCCTGTTCGCTCCGCTGGGCATCGTCTTCGGGCACATTTCGCTGTCGCAGCTCAAACGCAGCGGTGAACAGGGACGCGGCATCGCGATCGCGGGCCTGATCATCGGATACGTGATGACGGCGCTGACCCTCGTGGCAGTCGTGCTGGTCGTGGTGTTCGCCGTCCTCATCAGCCGAGCCGCCGAGGACATGCCCCGCCAGGACCGGTACACGGCCGCCCCCGGCTCAGGCCGTCAACTGCCCGCGTTCGCGGCGCCATTGAACCTCGGCGCCAACTGCCAATACCCGGCCACCACGGCGCCTGCCACCAGGCCGGTCACCCCGCCGCGTTCCGGCCCGGTGCCAACCGAACCTGCCACGGTGGAAGCCGGGATGGTCACCAATCGCGGCGCCATCGGACTCAAGCTCGCCAATGGCAGGGCGCCGTGCACGGTGAACAACTTCGCCAGCCTGGCCTTCCAAGGATTCTTCGATGGCACCCCGTGCCACCGGTTGACCACAGGAGAGCTCGCGGCGCTGCAGTGCGGTGACCCGTCGGGCAGCGGAACCGGTGGGCCCGGTTACCGATTCCCGAATGAGTACCCGACCAACCAGTACCGGCTCTCCGATCCCGCGGTGAAACAACCTGTCGTCTATCCGCGCGGCACGGTGGCGATGGCGAATTCCGGGCCCGGCACCAACGGCAGCCAGTTCTTCCTCGTGTACGAGGATTCGCTCCTGCCGCCGACATACACGGTGTTCGGCACCGTCGACAAGACCGGATTGGACACTCTCGATGGGATTGCCGCAGCCGGGGTCGCCGACGGCGGCACGGACGGCAAACCAGCCGGCCCCGTCGAAATCACCTCGGTCACACTCGATTAA
- a CDS encoding MPT63 family protein yields MRIRRFGTPLAVAGIAVIGLTTAPIAMAEPTVTPFDTTQELVDAGGAVVTGWTVEELEPADDTIPGYHPAGQLWEADVTVEAVKGAVTPIIPNFSVRAANGDTYRVVVVLPAPEGLNPSTLQQGQSAEGELYFDVTGAEPDSVVYSAGGHDLLIWKGES; encoded by the coding sequence ATGAGGATCCGCAGGTTCGGAACACCGCTGGCGGTTGCGGGTATCGCGGTGATCGGCTTGACGACCGCACCGATCGCAATGGCCGAGCCGACCGTGACTCCCTTCGACACCACCCAGGAACTGGTCGATGCGGGCGGCGCCGTGGTCACCGGCTGGACGGTCGAGGAACTGGAGCCCGCCGACGACACCATCCCGGGCTACCACCCCGCGGGGCAACTGTGGGAGGCCGACGTCACCGTCGAGGCCGTCAAGGGCGCCGTCACGCCGATCATCCCCAACTTCAGTGTGCGAGCCGCCAACGGCGACACCTACCGGGTGGTCGTGGTGCTGCCGGCGCCCGAAGGGCTCAATCCGAGCACATTGCAGCAGGGCCAGTCCGCCGAGGGCGAACTCTACTTCGACGTCACCGGCGCGGAGCCGGATAGCGTCGTCTACAGCGCCGGAGGCCATGACCTGCTGATCTGGAAGGGCGAAAGCTAG